In one window of Tachypleus tridentatus isolate NWPU-2018 chromosome 2, ASM421037v1, whole genome shotgun sequence DNA:
- the LOC143244461 gene encoding cAMP-dependent protein kinase regulatory subunit-like isoform X1 — MENMASNRDEEGNLRECEIYVQRHNIQQILKDCIIQLCINRPDNPISFFKNYFQNLERESASKVEELPKTPPIGEKEEELASAPHITPPQRGRRGAVSAETYSEEDAANYVKKVVPKDFKTTASLSKAIENNVLFAHLDDSERSDIFDAMFPVVHSAGEKVIQQGDEGDNFYVIDQGEVEVFVNGNLVTTIGQGGSFGELALIYGTPRAATVIAKTDIKLWAIDRDTYRRILMGSTIRKRKLYEEFLSKVSILESLDKWERLTVADALESAQFNDGDIVVEQEQKGDDFYIIEQGTAVVLQRRSEDEPQVEVGRLGPSDYFGEIALLLDRPRAATVKADGPLKCVKLDRARFERVLGPCADILKRNMVQYNSLISLSV; from the exons ATGGAAAACATGGCGTCTAACAGGGACGAAGAAGGTAATTTGAGAGAATGTGAGATCTATGTTCAAAGACATAATATCCAACAAATTCTCAAAGATTGCATTATACAACTATGTATTAACAGGCCTGACAACCCCATCTCATTTTTCAAgaactattttcaaaatttagaacGG GAATCTGCAAGTAAAGTAGAAGAATTACCAAAAACTCCCCCTATTGGTGAGAAAGAAGAAGAACTCGCATCAGCACCACACATCACACCTCCTCAACGGGGCCGTCGTGGAGCTGTCAGTGCTGAAACATATTCAGAGGAAGATGCAGCTAACTATGTCAAAAAG gTGGTCCCTAAAGACTTCAAAACTACAGCATCTCTCTCAAAAGcaatagaaaataatgttttatttgctcACCTAGATGACAGTGAACGAAG tGATATCTTTGATGCCATGTTTCCTGTTGTCCACAGCGCTGGTGAGAAGGTAATACAACAGGGAGATGAAGGAGATAACTTTTATGTCATTGATCAAGGAGAAGTAGAG GTTTTTGTGAATGGTAACCTGGTGACAACCATTGGACAAGGAGGAAGTTTTGGAGAATTGGCTTTGATTTATGGAACTCCTCGTGCTGCAACAGTcatt GCAAAAACAGACATAAAACTGTGGGCTATTGACAGAGACACATACCGGAGGATATTAATG GGAAGCACAATCAGAAAACGCAAGCTTTATGAAGAGTTCCTCAGTAAGGTTTCCATATTAG AGAGCTTAGATAAATGGGAGCGACTCACTGTGGCAGACGCCCTTGAATCGGCTCAGTTTAACGATGGTGACATTGTGGTAGAACAAGAACAGAAGGGTGATGACTTCTATATAATAGAGCAG GGTACAGCAGTTGTTTTACAACGACGATCAGAAGACGAACCTCAAGTTGAAGTGGGACGGTTAGGACCTTCGGATTATTTTG GTGAGATAGCATTATTGCTAGATCGACCAAGGGCTGCTACGGTCAAGGCAGACGGGCCACTCAAGTGTGTGAAATTGGACAGAGCTCGATTTGAAAGAGTTCTCGGACCTTGTGCTGACATTCTGAAACGCAATATGGTTCAATACAACAGTCTTATATCGCTGTCAGTTTAG
- the LOC143244461 gene encoding cAMP-dependent protein kinase regulatory subunit-like isoform X2, with product MGARFARKRVFLGDEDQGSVGRSPSGQLQQESASKVEELPKTPPIGEKEEELASAPHITPPQRGRRGAVSAETYSEEDAANYVKKVVPKDFKTTASLSKAIENNVLFAHLDDSERSDIFDAMFPVVHSAGEKVIQQGDEGDNFYVIDQGEVEVFVNGNLVTTIGQGGSFGELALIYGTPRAATVIAKTDIKLWAIDRDTYRRILMGSTIRKRKLYEEFLSKVSILESLDKWERLTVADALESAQFNDGDIVVEQEQKGDDFYIIEQGTAVVLQRRSEDEPQVEVGRLGPSDYFGEIALLLDRPRAATVKADGPLKCVKLDRARFERVLGPCADILKRNMVQYNSLISLSV from the exons ATGGGTGCACGGTTTGCTAGGAAACGAGTTTTCCTTGGTGACGAAGATCAGGGCTCAGTAGGAAGAAGTCCGAGCGGACAGCTACAACAG GAATCTGCAAGTAAAGTAGAAGAATTACCAAAAACTCCCCCTATTGGTGAGAAAGAAGAAGAACTCGCATCAGCACCACACATCACACCTCCTCAACGGGGCCGTCGTGGAGCTGTCAGTGCTGAAACATATTCAGAGGAAGATGCAGCTAACTATGTCAAAAAG gTGGTCCCTAAAGACTTCAAAACTACAGCATCTCTCTCAAAAGcaatagaaaataatgttttatttgctcACCTAGATGACAGTGAACGAAG tGATATCTTTGATGCCATGTTTCCTGTTGTCCACAGCGCTGGTGAGAAGGTAATACAACAGGGAGATGAAGGAGATAACTTTTATGTCATTGATCAAGGAGAAGTAGAG GTTTTTGTGAATGGTAACCTGGTGACAACCATTGGACAAGGAGGAAGTTTTGGAGAATTGGCTTTGATTTATGGAACTCCTCGTGCTGCAACAGTcatt GCAAAAACAGACATAAAACTGTGGGCTATTGACAGAGACACATACCGGAGGATATTAATG GGAAGCACAATCAGAAAACGCAAGCTTTATGAAGAGTTCCTCAGTAAGGTTTCCATATTAG AGAGCTTAGATAAATGGGAGCGACTCACTGTGGCAGACGCCCTTGAATCGGCTCAGTTTAACGATGGTGACATTGTGGTAGAACAAGAACAGAAGGGTGATGACTTCTATATAATAGAGCAG GGTACAGCAGTTGTTTTACAACGACGATCAGAAGACGAACCTCAAGTTGAAGTGGGACGGTTAGGACCTTCGGATTATTTTG GTGAGATAGCATTATTGCTAGATCGACCAAGGGCTGCTACGGTCAAGGCAGACGGGCCACTCAAGTGTGTGAAATTGGACAGAGCTCGATTTGAAAGAGTTCTCGGACCTTGTGCTGACATTCTGAAACGCAATATGGTTCAATACAACAGTCTTATATCGCTGTCAGTTTAG
- the LOC143244461 gene encoding cAMP-dependent protein kinase regulatory subunit-like isoform X3: MRMCGWKTWRLTGTKKESASKVEELPKTPPIGEKEEELASAPHITPPQRGRRGAVSAETYSEEDAANYVKKVVPKDFKTTASLSKAIENNVLFAHLDDSERSDIFDAMFPVVHSAGEKVIQQGDEGDNFYVIDQGEVEVFVNGNLVTTIGQGGSFGELALIYGTPRAATVIAKTDIKLWAIDRDTYRRILMGSTIRKRKLYEEFLSKVSILESLDKWERLTVADALESAQFNDGDIVVEQEQKGDDFYIIEQGTAVVLQRRSEDEPQVEVGRLGPSDYFGEIALLLDRPRAATVKADGPLKCVKLDRARFERVLGPCADILKRNMVQYNSLISLSV; encoded by the exons ATGCGGATGTGTGGATGGAAAACATGGCGTCTAACAGGGACGAAGAAG GAATCTGCAAGTAAAGTAGAAGAATTACCAAAAACTCCCCCTATTGGTGAGAAAGAAGAAGAACTCGCATCAGCACCACACATCACACCTCCTCAACGGGGCCGTCGTGGAGCTGTCAGTGCTGAAACATATTCAGAGGAAGATGCAGCTAACTATGTCAAAAAG gTGGTCCCTAAAGACTTCAAAACTACAGCATCTCTCTCAAAAGcaatagaaaataatgttttatttgctcACCTAGATGACAGTGAACGAAG tGATATCTTTGATGCCATGTTTCCTGTTGTCCACAGCGCTGGTGAGAAGGTAATACAACAGGGAGATGAAGGAGATAACTTTTATGTCATTGATCAAGGAGAAGTAGAG GTTTTTGTGAATGGTAACCTGGTGACAACCATTGGACAAGGAGGAAGTTTTGGAGAATTGGCTTTGATTTATGGAACTCCTCGTGCTGCAACAGTcatt GCAAAAACAGACATAAAACTGTGGGCTATTGACAGAGACACATACCGGAGGATATTAATG GGAAGCACAATCAGAAAACGCAAGCTTTATGAAGAGTTCCTCAGTAAGGTTTCCATATTAG AGAGCTTAGATAAATGGGAGCGACTCACTGTGGCAGACGCCCTTGAATCGGCTCAGTTTAACGATGGTGACATTGTGGTAGAACAAGAACAGAAGGGTGATGACTTCTATATAATAGAGCAG GGTACAGCAGTTGTTTTACAACGACGATCAGAAGACGAACCTCAAGTTGAAGTGGGACGGTTAGGACCTTCGGATTATTTTG GTGAGATAGCATTATTGCTAGATCGACCAAGGGCTGCTACGGTCAAGGCAGACGGGCCACTCAAGTGTGTGAAATTGGACAGAGCTCGATTTGAAAGAGTTCTCGGACCTTGTGCTGACATTCTGAAACGCAATATGGTTCAATACAACAGTCTTATATCGCTGTCAGTTTAG